In Marmota flaviventris isolate mMarFla1 chromosome 19, mMarFla1.hap1, whole genome shotgun sequence, the DNA window AGTGAGGGTGGAGTCCCCAGCAGCAGAGGGAGCACTGGCCTCCCGTGCTCTCCATATTCCCATCCAGGCCATGCCCAGCACACCAGAGCAAAACAGCAGAGGGCCCTCTATCCTGGTGACCTCAGGGCTGTTTCTACTCTTCTGTCATTTTCACAGAGTGGAAAAACCGTTTTGGCCAACTTTCTGACGGAATCTTCTGACATCACTGAATACAACCCCACACAGGGAGTAAGGTGAGCTCTGCCCTATCTGCACCCCAAAAAGTCACCAACCGTCACCCATCTGTGACTTTGCGTGCTGTTGGCCCTTCCAGAAGGGTAATGCCTCCTAAATAGTGGTATTGTTGCTACTGTTTTTATGTTTAGGATCCTAGAATTTGAGAACCCACATGTTACCAGCAACAACAAAAGCGCGAGGTGTGAGTTCGAGCTCTGGGACTGTGGCGGTGATTCTAagtatgtttccttttttttttaatgttttttttttaggcgtagatggacacaacacaatgccttaatttttatgtggtgctgaggatcgaacctaggtcccacccatgctaggcgaacgctctaccactgacacaatcccagccccattgtGTTTCCTTTAAAGAAGGTCTACTTCGTCCAGGCTGGGAcaagtggcagagggcttgcctagcatgcacgaggccgtgggttccatccccagctaaaatacacacacacagtgcccACCAGGTTCCATGAAGTCAGGCCTTGCCTGGTTCCCAGGATGCATGAGGGCTTGATGAGTTCTTTGGTCACATACATTGCTTTATATGCTTTAGCAATTGAGTTATGATATAATTAGAAGTCACCAATCAATTGTTAATACTgagctattatttttaaagtgatcatgagggctggagaggtagctcagtgatggaaAACTTGCCTGACCTATGCAAGAACTGGttgcacaaaataaaaattaaaacaaagtgcCCAGCTAGAGTCCAGGATGCCCCGACTCCTGCTCCGACTCCCTTTCTGTGTTGCAGGTTCGAGTCCTGCTGGCCGGCCCTGATGAAGGACGCCCACGGGGTGGTGATTGTCTTCAACGCTGACATGCCAAGCCACCTGAAGGAGATCGAGATGTGGTACTCCTGCTTCGTCCACCAACAGCTCCTACAGGATACCCAGTGCCTGCTGATTGCACATCACAAACCAGGCTCGGGAGGAGACACGGGGAGCCCGTCTTTGTGTAAGAAGGCTGGGGTTTCACCTCCGCCTTTTGCCGCAGATGTCCCACGCACCTGCTTGAGGCAGTGTCTTTGAACCAGCAGCTATGTGCGCTTACTGCACACTGGCCACGCCTAGGCCTTTGTCGATTTCACCATGTCCATCGGAACTGCCAGGATGGAAGGTCCATCCTTCCATCGAGACAAGGGATGGGCACTTTCACAGCAGGTAGATGAAAAGATGGGGAGAAACCTGGTGTGGGCCATTTATTGGTCCCACTGGGGACAGTCTTTCTTGAGAGGCCTTTTCCCAAGAAAAACCTCCAACTCACCTGTGACACGTACACAGCAGAGGTGACAAAGTGATCCCGGAAAACAACTCAGGAAGTATTCAGCACTTTTAGAAAGTTAAGCAAGTCTCAGGTCCCTTGGGAGCTAGAAAAGATTCCAAGTCCACTCATTCATCTTATTCTCCTTTCTCAGCGCCACCCTTGAGCAAGCTGAAGCTGGTGCACTCCAATCTTGAGGAGGACCCTGAGGAGATCCGAATGGAATtcacaaagtatttaaaaagcGTCGTCAACTCAGTGTCTGAGAGCAGAGACAGGGAGGAGATGTTGATTATTACCTAGCCGCCTCGCCTGGGACCTCCATCTCCCAAATGACATCAGCTGCTTCCTCGTCCAGAACTCAAACTTTATCCAGCT includes these proteins:
- the Ift22 gene encoding intraflagellar transport protein 22 homolog, yielding MLKAKILFVGPCESGKTVLANFLTESSDITEYNPTQGVRILEFENPHVTSNNKSARCEFELWDCGGDSKFESCWPALMKDAHGVVIVFNADMPSHLKEIEMWYSCFVHQQLLQDTQCLLIAHHKPGSGGDTGSPSLSPPLSKLKLVHSNLEEDPEEIRMEFTKYLKSVVNSVSESRDREEMLIIT